TTAACCTCTGGTCCATCTGTAATAAATGCCAGTGTCGATATATTATCTTTTTTACCCTACCTGATTGTCTTGAGTATGTACTGACAAAGGGTAATCTGTctgattttttctttgcttttttggaTAATAGGGTCGTTCTCGATGTACCTTTTACTTTCTCCCTGGCTGTTTCCAACATATCTGTCCCATAGCCTCTACTCTCAAAGTGGGTCATCATTTCTTCTGCTCTCTCTTCAAATTTGTCATCTTCACTTACAATGCGTCTTGTTCGTAACatttggctatatggtagcccttTGATTGTAGAGGGTGGGTGAAAACTGTGTGGATTTAGATAAGTGATTCTGTCAGTCGGTTTCCTATATATATCAGTGGAGAACTTCCCATCTTGTAGCCTGACTGTCACGTCTAGAAAGTGTATCTGATTTCTATCATACTCCAAAGTGAATTTTATGGTTGGAATCCTGGAATTGAGGTGATCTACAAATAGTTTTAGTGATTCCTCTGTCCCTTGCCAGACAAAGAAtagatcgtctatatagcgaagcCACATCAATATTAAGGGCCAAAACTCCTGATTATTATAGACAAAATTGTCTTCAAAGTGTGCCAtgtataaatttgcatatgcaggagcAACATTAGAACCCATTGATGTGCCTTGGCTTTGTTCATAGAATTTACCTTCAAAGAGGAAATAATTCCTTTTCAGGATCCATCCCAGAAGTTGTAGAAGTAAATCCACCACTCCCCCTGGTAATCCAAGATCTGCCATTGCTGCTGTGATAACCTCGATTCCCTGATCATGGGGGATAGAGGTATAGAGGGAGGAGACGTCCATTGTGCAAAGAAATACATCTTTTGTGTTCAATTCAATCTCATTTAGCTTATTAATGAAATCAGTAGTGTCCTTAACATAGGACTTAGTACATACCACTATAGGATTGAGGACAGTGTCCAACATGACTGCTATAGGTTGAAATACAGACGACATTCCTGCCACAATGGGTCTCCCTGGTGGTCTCTGCAGATTTTTGTGTATCTTTGGTAAAAGATAAAAGACAGGTATTATGGGGTTATCaacctgcaaaaaattttttaaacggTTTGTAATGATACCAGCTTCTTCACTGATCTTTAATAGATTATCTATCATCTGTTTTAAATCATTTGTCGGATCCCCACCTAATATCCTGTAATGCGTTGTGTCTTGTAACTGAGAGAGTGCCTCCCCCCTGTATGTTTCCATGTCCATGACCACTATAGCGCCACCTTTGTCGGCTGGCTTAATGATGATGGAAGTATCATCTTTCAAAGTCTGCAAAGCCACGCGTTCCTCCCTAGATAGATTTAGGGTTTTACTATGTCTTTTTACATTGAGACACATGATTATAAGCACATACCCACTTTTGAGGTCATATGACCAACTTTATCgattttattatatgcaatgGTATAAATCAATTAATTCTGCACACAAGCACTttagaacatatatttatatgttttatctaTATGATAAATTGGTTTTATGTTTTGATCTGTGATTAATTAGTAGTATGGTTTATATCCTGTGTTGCTGGATGACATTTGGTTGCTATGTGAACTATCGTGAGTTACCCCATGTTTTGGTTACCTAGCGACAGAGTAAACATGAGCGCATGCTTTCCCTGTAGTGCAGGCAAGTACAATGAATATAGAGAGCCGTGTTGCTAAGCGGATGACTCATCCGCGGAAGTGAcataggcggaagtgacgtcacacaccaTGTGGTAATTGAACAGGGTATTTATAGCTCCACACGACAGGGCAAacgtcagaatccccttgacaaaggcttacgccgaaacgttggggccattctcatactggtggtaggtgtatctgctccttgctgtataaattgtaatacttactgtttactgttatgtaattgtggctatgtttaaacgttaggtatataccatgtaagcttatgtattgtattatacaggcctaccaTTGTGgctttgtatgtattatttgcataaataagtaaaactttattttaaatataccatacttgtcttcttttgagtgtgcatacctatctatatattgttacgttgtggggtacccattgtaggggtacccttttgatgtttgcacctcttgcactgtttacctacagcatttgctgaattggtgtgccctccacccattactaaattctGTATGCTTTTTCTACAGGAGTGAGCACCCAAAATGTCGTTTACAGACATTGGTACCTTAACAGCAAGGAAAGCAGATTCACTGGCCtatacacaggctgaggtcaatgaCATTATTTCAAAATTCTCCTCTAATTCCTTTGATTTAGACACAGATAAGAACGCCTTGATGCAGAGACTAGAATTTTTGTATAAAAAGGAAATCAGCTTACAGCTGCATTCTGATACTTTAATTGAATATTTGAAAGTAAAAAGGATACCTAGGGGACTACGACTGGGTATAAAGCCCACGTTATGTAAAGAGGACACTACACATTGTAAAAATTGGGAGAAGATCCTCAATAAGTGCAGTTTGGATTTGATGACACTAACAGTGGAAGGAGTTCAAACAAAGCTGATGAAATTAAGGGTTGATATCAATGTGGTTAAACAGAAACTACAGGCTGCACTTAATGAGGGTGAAATGAACAATTTTGAAACACAATTAAGGGATATGACAGCTAAGCATAAATCTGACCTgctgaaagtaaaaatggataaATTCAAAAGGGATACTATTGACTATCAGGAGGAAAGGGTGTATAATTGGAAGAGACCTTTCATTAGGAAGAGACAATATAGTAAAACACGGTCTGTGGATAGTGAGGGGGCTAGTGGCTCAGAAAATTCGGACACTTCCTCTAGTTCTTTTTTAGACAGAGGTACAAGAGGAAAACcaggagagggaggaaaaggaaagaaaggaacAAAGGAGCCTGTAGCCTTCCAAATGTCCACCAGGACGAAAGTACGCTAGTAGTCAATATCAGCGCAAGGATTTTAACGGATGCCGAGATGAGTGTTCTCTCCAAAGGTTTGGGGTATGTACCTACTAACAATGGTGACCGATTATGTCTTGATGTTGAATTGGAGAAATTTTTTCGTCTTTTAAGACTTAAGGCTCATTTTGCACAGGAAACGTCGGACAATAATATGCCACCATTGGGgaaaaataatgatgatgatgatgacacacAGGAAACAGAGGATATGCAAACAGAATCTTGGTATGATACGACCAAATGTAGACCAAAAAGTaagttttttcccccaatgaCTAATCACTGCGTTGAGACATTTGTAAAGGCAGTAGAAAGGGACATTGGAAAACTAGAATGGTCAAAAAGACATAGTAAAACCCTAAATCTATCTAGGGAGGAACGCGTGGCTTTGCAGACTTTGAAAGATGATACTTCCATCATCATTAAGCCAGCCGACAAAGGTGGCGCTATAGTGGTCATGGACATGGAAACATACAGGGGGGAGGCACTCTCTCAGTTACAAGACACAACGCATTACAGGATATTAGGTGGGGATCCGACAAATGATTTAAAACAGATGATAGATAATCTATTAAAGATCAGTGAAGAAGCTGGTATCATTACAAAccgtttaaaaaattttttgcaggttGATAACCCCATAATACCTGTCTTTTATCTTTTACCAAAGATACACAAAAATCTGCAGAGACCACCAGGGAGACCCATTGTGGCAGGAATGTCGTCTGTATTTCAACCTATAGCAGTCATGTTGGACACTGTCCTCAATCCTATAGTGGTATGTACTAAGTCCTATGTTAAGGACACTACTGATTTCATTAATAAGCTAAATGAGATTGAATTGAACACAAAAGATGTATTTCTTTGCACAATGGACGTCTCCTCCCTCTATACCTCTATCCCCCATGATCAGGGAATCGAGGTTATCACAGCAGCAATGGCAGATCTTGGATTACTAGGGGGAGTGGTGGATTTACTTCTACAACTTCTGGGATGGATCCTGAAAAGGAATTATTTCCTCTTTGAAGGTAAATTCTATGAACAAAGCCAAGGCACATCAATGGGTTCTAATGTTgctcctgcatatgcaaatttatacaTGGCACACTTTGAAGACAATTTTGTCTATAATAATCAGGAGTTTTGGCCCTTAATATTGATGTGgcttcgctatatagacgatctaTTCTTTGTCTGGCAAGGGACAGAGGAATCACTAAAACTATTTGTAGATCACCTCAATTCCAGGATTCCAACCATAAAATTCACTTTGGAGTATGATAGAAATCAGATACACTTTCTAGACGTGACAGTCAGGCTACAAGATGGGAAGTTCTCCACTGATATATATAGGAAACCGACTGACAGAATCACTTATCTAAATCCACACAGTTTTCACCCACCCTCTACAATCAaagggctaccatatagccaaatGTTACGAACAAGACGCATTGTAAGTGAAGATGACAAATTTGAAGAGAGAGCAGAAGAAATGATGACCCACTTTGAGAGTAGAGGCTATGGGACAGATATGTTGGAAACAGCCAGGGAGAAAGTAAAAGGTACATCGAGAACGACCCTATTAtccaaaaaagcaaagaaaaaatcagACAGATTACCCTTTGTCAGTACATACTCAAGACAATCAGGTAGGGTAAAAAAGATAATATATCGACACTGGCATTTATTACAGATGGACCAGAGGTTAAAACCATGGGTGGCGGAACCTCCAATGATGGCCTATAAAAGATCAAGCAACCTGAGGGACCATCTGGTCCATGCGTTAATTGAACCACAAAAGAAGCAAGGTACTTGGCTGAGTGGGGCTAAGGGAATGTTTAAGTGTGGAAGGTGCGTTAATTGCAATTTTGTGATGCGCACAGATAAATTCTATCACCCGATGACGGGTAGGGAGTATGAAATGACAGACTACATAAATTGTCAGACTGACTATGTCATATATATGGTAAAATGTCCTTGTGGTAAAGTATATGTAGGGGAAACTACCAGGTCCCTCAGTATTAGAATTGGGGAACACAGAAGTGATGTTAGACTTAAGAAACATACATCCCCTCTGGCAAGGCACTTCATGGAAGCAAACCATCAGGTCAGTCAACTGAAGTTTATGGGGATAGAACGAGTAAGAACCCCTACCCGTGGTGGTAATAGGGAAATTCTATTGAAACAGCGTGAATTGAAGTGGATATATAGGTTACAAACCCTATCTCCGAATGGTCTAAATGAGGATAGGGAAttatcactgtttttttaatgttaccttCAATATTGGTAATTGACCTCTGATGGACATTGTGTTAAACAATGAGGCTTTCCTCTTATTAAGAATTTTGATGTGAGTCGTAGGACCTCAGCCTGTGTACCTATATGAGTTTACTATATAGTaatgtttttctgatgtttttaattgtttttaaccttatttatatGTTACTATTTCTACTATCTTCACAGATCATATAAGAAATGAGTGATGGATTATCCATTGAATTTTTGTGTCCTCCTATTAACCtcaccaaaggttttttttaaaaaaacgaaaaaacgaGGAAATATTTTAAtgagcactgtcactttaaatatattgcactgaccACGggtctgtttttatattgtttaatattagATTGCACAATATGGACTGTTTTATAATATTGATTGTCACTATAATGAACTAATGAAAGATGATTGGttactatatgtatttttatgaacAAATCTTTTTACATGAATTCCCTACATATGATTGGACACATTGAGACACATGATTATAAGCACATACTAACTTTAGAGGTCATATGACCCAGGTCATCGATTATACACATTGGACACATTGAGACACATGATTATAAGCACACACCCACTTTAGAGGTCATATGACCCAAATCATCGATTGGATACATTGAGACACATGATTATAAGCACATACCCACTTTTGAGGTCATATGACCAACTTTATCgattttattatatgcaatgGTATAAATCAATTAATTCTGCACACAAGCACTttagaacatatatttatatgttttatctaTATGATAAATTGGTTTTATGTTTTGATCTGTGATTAATTAGTAGTATGGTTTATATCCTGTGTTGCTGGATGACATTTGGTTGCTATGTGAACTATCGTGAGTTACCCCATGTTTTGGTTACCTAGCGACAGAGTAAACATGAGCGCATGCTTTCCCTGTAGTGCAGGCAAGTACAATGAATATAGAGAGCCGTGTTGCTAAGCGGATGACTCATCCGCGGAAGTGAcataggcggaagtgacgtcacacaccaTGTGGTAATTGAACAGGGTATTTATAGCTCCACACGACAGGGCAAacgtcagaatccccttgacaaaggcttacgccgaaacgttggggccattctcatactggtggtaggtgtatctgctccttgctgtataaattgtaatacttactgtttactgttatgtaattgtggctatgtttaaacgttaggtatataccatgtaagcttatgtattgtattatacaggcctaccaTTGTGgctttgtatgtattatttgcataaataagtaaaactttattttaaatataccatacttgtcttcttttgagtgtgcatacctatctatatattgagatggagtattttcagattttttgcagctttggggtataatact
The genomic region above belongs to Xenopus laevis strain J_2021 chromosome 5L, Xenopus_laevis_v10.1, whole genome shotgun sequence and contains:
- the LOC121393672 gene encoding uncharacterized protein LOC121393672; the encoded protein is MSFTDIGTLTARKADSLAYTQAEVNDIISKFSSNSFDLDTDKNALMQRLEFLYKKEISLQLHSDTLIEYLKVKRIPRGLRLGIKPTLCKEDTTHCKNWEKILNKCSLDLMTLTVEGVQTKLMKLRVDINVVKQKLQAALNEGEMNNFETQLRDMTAKHKSDLLKVKMDKFKRDTIDYQEERVYNWKRPFIRKRQYSKTRSVDSEGASGSENSDTSSSSFLDRGTRGKPGEGGKGKKGTKEPVAFQMSTRTKVR
- the LOC121393892 gene encoding uncharacterized protein LOC121393892; amino-acid sequence: MCLNVKRHSKTLNLSREERVALQTLKDDTSIIIKPADKGGAIVVMDMETYRGEALSQLQDTTHYRILGGDPTNDLKQMIDNLLKISEEAGIITNRLKNFLQVDNPIIPVFYLLPKIHKNLQRPPGRPIVAGMSSVFQPIAVMLDTVLNPIVVCTKSYVKDTTDFINKLNEIELNTKDVFLCTMDVSSLYTSIPHDQGIEVITAAMADLGLPGGVVDLLLQLLGWILKRNYFLFEGKFYEQSQGTSMGSNVAPAYANLYMAHFEDNFVYNNQEFWPLILMWLRYIDDLFFVWQGTEESLKLFVDHLNSRIPTIKFTLEYDRNQIHFLDVTVRLQDGKFSTDIYRKPTDRITYLNPHSFHPPSTIKGLPYSQMLRTRRIVSEDDKFEERAEEMMTHFESRGYGTDMLETAREKVKDGPEVKTMGGGTSNDGL
- the LOC121393671 gene encoding uncharacterized protein LOC121393671, whose translation is MTNHCVETFVKAVERDIGKLEWSKRHSKTLNLSREERVALQTLKDDTSIIIKPADKGGAIVVMDMETYRGEALSQLQDTTHYRILGGDPTNDLKQMIDNLLKISEEAGIITNRLKNFLQVDNPIIPVFYLLPKIHKNLQRPPGRPIVAGMSSVFQPIAVMLDTVLNPIVVCTKSYVKDTTDFINKLNEIELNTKDVFLCTMDVSSLYTSIPHDQGIEVITAAMADLGLLGGVVDLLLQLLGWILKRNYFLFEVFTHPLQSKGYHIAKCYEQDAL